One segment of Anaeromicrobium sediminis DNA contains the following:
- a CDS encoding response regulator transcription factor, whose protein sequence is MDKKRILVVEDEQKILDVVKAYLKKEGYEVLVATNGERALEIFEEEIIHLVVLDLMLPKTSGEEVCSKIRTTSDIPIIMLTAKNEEDEKIQGLAIGADDYLTKPFSPRELVGRVRALMRRAYRENSPLADYLTFNDGDLEVNIKRFEVKKKGKLVNLTPNEFKLLNVFLSNPGQVFTRDQLLRKAFGLEYDGFDRIIDTHIKNIRHKIEDNKKKPTYIQTVYGVGYKFGDKK, encoded by the coding sequence ATGGATAAAAAACGAATATTGGTGGTTGAGGATGAACAAAAAATTTTAGATGTAGTAAAGGCCTATTTAAAAAAGGAAGGGTATGAGGTTCTTGTTGCTACAAATGGAGAAAGGGCTTTAGAAATTTTTGAGGAAGAGATTATACATCTAGTTGTTTTAGATTTAATGTTGCCAAAGACTTCGGGAGAAGAGGTATGCAGTAAAATTAGAACTACTTCAGATATACCTATTATTATGCTTACGGCAAAAAATGAGGAAGATGAAAAAATCCAAGGATTGGCTATTGGAGCAGATGATTATTTGACAAAACCTTTCAGTCCTAGAGAGTTAGTAGGAAGGGTAAGAGCTCTTATGAGAAGGGCATACAGAGAAAATAGTCCCTTAGCAGATTATTTGACTTTTAATGATGGAGATTTGGAAGTTAACATAAAGAGATTTGAGGTAAAGAAAAAGGGCAAATTAGTTAATTTAACTCCTAATGAGTTTAAACTCCTAAATGTGTTTTTATCAAATCCAGGGCAAGTTTTTACAAGAGATCAGCTCCTAAGAAAGGCTTTTGGTCTAGAATATGATGGATTTGATAGGATAATTGATACTCACATAAAAAATATTCGTCATAAAATAGAAGACAATAAAAAGAAACCAACCTATATTCAAACAGTATATGGGGTAGGTTATAAATTTGGAGATAAAAAATGA
- a CDS encoding sigma-54-dependent transcriptional regulator, which yields MHKKILIADDEKNMIWAMKKALKNEEYKIITASNGVEAIEKVKTNEPDLVLLDLRMPKKDGMEALKEIKEFNTNVPVIMITAHGTMESAIEAMKIGALDYISKPFDVEELKLQIRKALDIGHMKEQIEFLTEELKDKTGKLIIGNSDKMKEVLAIVNRVAKSPATILITGESGTGKELIANAIHYNSERKNKPYIKVNCGAIPESLLESELFGHEKGAFTGATNRKPGRFERADAGTIFLDEVGELSPATQVKLLRILQEKEIERVGGTELIKVDVRVVSATNRDLKKMVEEGDFREDLYYRLNVIPIELPALRERKEDIPQLIDYFIQRYCKEMRRDKINISDDALEMLVNYNWKGNIRELENVIERLVILSQGNTIYRDDLPREILLQNKETCEFILPKEGINLEEVEKGLIQQALDKMNYNQTKAAQLLGITRHTLIYRMEKYNMK from the coding sequence ATGCATAAGAAGATATTAATTGCAGATGATGAAAAGAACATGATATGGGCAATGAAAAAAGCCTTAAAGAATGAAGAATACAAAATTATTACTGCATCTAATGGAGTAGAGGCAATAGAAAAAGTGAAAACAAATGAACCTGATCTTGTATTATTAGATTTAAGAATGCCTAAAAAGGACGGAATGGAAGCACTGAAAGAGATAAAGGAATTTAATACTAATGTACCTGTAATAATGATTACAGCCCATGGAACAATGGAATCTGCAATAGAGGCAATGAAAATAGGAGCCCTAGACTATATATCAAAACCCTTTGATGTGGAAGAGTTGAAACTACAAATAAGAAAAGCATTAGATATTGGTCATATGAAAGAACAGATAGAATTTCTAACAGAAGAATTAAAGGATAAGACTGGAAAATTAATCATAGGAAATAGTGATAAAATGAAGGAAGTACTAGCAATTGTAAATCGTGTTGCTAAAAGTCCTGCAACGATTTTAATAACTGGTGAAAGTGGAACGGGAAAAGAATTGATTGCAAATGCTATACATTATAATAGTGAGAGAAAAAATAAACCATATATAAAAGTAAATTGTGGAGCAATTCCCGAAAGCTTATTAGAAAGTGAATTGTTTGGACATGAAAAGGGAGCTTTTACAGGGGCCACAAATAGAAAACCAGGAAGGTTTGAAAGGGCAGATGCTGGAACCATATTTCTTGATGAGGTAGGTGAATTAAGCCCTGCTACACAAGTAAAACTTTTAAGGATTCTTCAAGAAAAAGAAATAGAGCGTGTAGGGGGAACTGAATTAATTAAAGTGGATGTTAGAGTTGTTTCTGCAACCAATAGGGATTTGAAGAAAATGGTAGAAGAAGGAGACTTTAGAGAAGACTTGTACTATAGATTAAATGTTATACCTATAGAACTGCCAGCTTTAAGGGAAAGAAAAGAAGATATTCCTCAATTAATAGATTATTTTATACAAAGATATTGTAAAGAAATGAGAAGAGATAAAATAAACATAAGTGATGATGCCTTAGAAATGTTGGTTAATTATAACTGGAAGGGAAATATTAGAGAGCTTGAAAATGTTATTGAAAGACTTGTCATATTATCTCAAGGAAATACAATTTATAGAGATGATTTGCCAAGGGAAATACTATTACAAAATAAAGAGACTTGTGAATTTATATTGCCGAAAGAGGGTATTAATCTAGAAGAGGTAGAGAAAGGGTTAATACAACAGGCATTAGATAAAATGAATTATAATCAGACAAAGGCAGCACAATTATTAGGTATTACAAGGCATACCCTTATATATAGGATGGAAAAATACAATATGAAATAG
- a CDS encoding methyl-accepting chemotaxis protein — translation MKIRNKLFLAFAIMILLTAILGAMGLNELNKVNKNMESMYYDQVNGVNFIKEAQYYIGLVQRTEKNILISSSVEEKKEHFMHLEEMYSQGIIENLNQFKKISDHGTEDGIDVLIDKVNMLKNIQINAINKNIEGNEEEALALGKESMKISNDIEKLVDKIVQHKLEEGKHHYDKSMESYHKAFKLVVISIIVAIIIGILLAKTISLSIVKPLHNAVEFAKGVSEGDLTNKIQSKSKDEIGILIGALNNTGEKLKNIVSQIKFISSSVEQGSEQLTCALDESNKGTNEIGHKISDISHSTQEVLISVENIDTNINEVAHSATEILDFTNLAMEDSIILKNSAEKGRESVDIVAVTISDVEKTTKEVKDAIEELNDLSKKIGEITELIKNIASQTNMLALNANIEAAKAGEHGRGFTIVAEEVRNLAEESAQAAKSIDKMISEVQNKTHRVVNNILVTEDKASKATLVAKDTAGNIKIIMERIENLVEKIEEISKESSKQANATGIMTKTTRKVVDIAQEVALSTENMNGNMQEQVAITEEIGVTSEQLYEMTEALNRMIEFFKV, via the coding sequence ATGAAGATAAGAAATAAATTATTTTTAGCATTCGCAATAATGATATTATTGACAGCCATATTAGGGGCTATGGGATTAAATGAGCTAAATAAGGTTAACAAAAATATGGAGTCCATGTATTATGATCAAGTCAATGGTGTAAACTTCATAAAAGAAGCTCAATATTATATAGGTTTAGTTCAAAGAACTGAAAAAAATATACTAATATCTTCTAGTGTTGAGGAAAAGAAAGAACATTTCATGCATTTAGAAGAAATGTATTCACAAGGGATTATTGAAAATCTAAATCAATTTAAGAAAATATCAGATCATGGAACAGAAGATGGAATTGATGTTCTCATAGATAAAGTGAATATGTTAAAGAATATACAAATAAATGCAATCAATAAAAATATAGAGGGAAATGAAGAAGAGGCATTAGCTTTAGGAAAGGAAAGCATGAAAATATCTAATGATATTGAAAAGCTTGTAGATAAAATTGTACAGCATAAATTAGAAGAGGGGAAACATCATTATGATAAGAGCATGGAGAGCTATCATAAAGCATTTAAACTAGTAGTAATCTCTATTATTGTAGCAATAATTATAGGCATACTATTGGCTAAAACAATTTCATTATCTATAGTAAAACCATTACATAATGCTGTTGAATTTGCAAAAGGTGTTTCAGAAGGAGATCTAACAAATAAAATTCAGTCTAAATCAAAGGATGAAATTGGTATATTAATAGGAGCACTAAACAATACTGGAGAAAAATTAAAAAATATAGTATCTCAAATTAAATTTATATCTAGTAGCGTGGAACAGGGGAGTGAGCAGCTAACGTGTGCCCTAGATGAATCTAATAAGGGGACTAATGAAATAGGTCATAAGATCAGTGACATTTCCCATAGTACTCAAGAAGTATTAATATCTGTGGAAAACATTGATACAAATATTAATGAGGTTGCTCATAGTGCCACTGAAATATTAGATTTTACTAATTTGGCAATGGAGGATTCTATTATTTTAAAAAACTCAGCTGAGAAGGGGAGAGAATCTGTAGACATTGTGGCAGTTACAATTTCTGATGTTGAAAAAACAACAAAAGAAGTAAAAGATGCTATAGAGGAACTTAATGATTTATCTAAAAAAATTGGAGAAATCACAGAACTGATAAAAAACATTGCAAGTCAGACAAATATGCTGGCTTTAAATGCAAATATTGAGGCTGCAAAAGCAGGAGAACATGGAAGGGGATTTACTATTGTAGCTGAAGAAGTTAGAAACCTTGCAGAGGAAAGTGCTCAAGCTGCCAAAAGCATAGACAAAATGATTTCGGAAGTACAGAATAAAACTCATAGGGTAGTAAATAATATATTAGTAACAGAAGATAAAGCTTCAAAAGCCACATTAGTAGCAAAAGATACAGCTGGTAATATTAAAATCATTATGGAGAGAATAGAGAATTTAGTTGAAAAAATAGAAGAAATATCTAAGGAATCTTCAAAACAGGCTAATGCAACTGGAATAATGACAAAAACAACAAGAAAAGTAGTGGATATTGCTCAGGAGGTGGCTTTATCTACGGAAAATATGAATGGAAATATGCAGGAACAAGTTGCAATAACAGAAGAAATAGGAGTAACATCAGAACAATTATATGAAATGACAGAAGCCTTAAATAGGATGATTGAATTTTTTAAAGTATAA
- a CDS encoding SHOCT domain-containing protein has product MCGFGFGYGAWWPWMIIRMGLGIAVVVGLCIWTAKIMRNNSYNRNDALQTLDLKFVNGEISEDEYIQKKKVIRGK; this is encoded by the coding sequence ATGTGTGGATTTGGATTTGGTTATGGAGCATGGTGGCCATGGATGATTATACGCATGGGGCTAGGTATAGCAGTGGTTGTAGGCCTTTGTATATGGACTGCTAAAATTATGAGAAATAATAGTTATAACAGAAATGATGCCCTACAAACATTAGATTTAAAGTTTGTAAATGGTGAAATTAGTGAAGATGAATATATTCAAAAGAAAAAAGTCATAAGAGGGAAATAG
- a CDS encoding SHOCT domain-containing protein, which yields MMLLWIPIIIFLIIHFSKDNHKSIYGSGKRSPLEILDEKFISGELTEEEYKRKKDILRS from the coding sequence ATGATGTTATTATGGATACCAATCATAATTTTTCTAATTATACATTTTTCTAAAGATAACCATAAGTCAATATATGGTTCTGGTAAAAGAAGTCCTTTAGAAATTTTAGATGAAAAGTTTATAAGTGGTGAACTAACAGAAGAAGAATATAAGCGTAAGAAAGATATATTAAGAAGTTAG
- a CDS encoding ATP-binding protein encodes MRNEEKIQDILFISMTIITITLLHYFTTDTKWDIHDFYRRLYYIPIIVAAFKFRLKGGLLASIFISILYAPHLMIYFGKINIEVLNQIFEIMMFIVIGAITGFLVKSDFNKKKMLEVQIKKLTDLENYTQNILDSITNIFIAVDKDFKIQSINKEGKKLFNLNERYLGKDLRSLFVEYDKVERILINVLNDKKKDLNMETECHSIEGKHIYVKLFAYPLRSITDKVEGVVIVLEDISEIRNLERQVRRAEKLSALGELASGIAHEIRNPLGIIKTISQTIHEDTEDEELEEGLEIIIHEVDRANTVIKSMLDFAKPNIHERKIQSIDRLLENILLITQQYAQKHSVKINYKSRDDVNLFVDAEALKQAFVNIIFNAVQAMPDGGNIHIDLLKEKDWLKISFEDSGIGISKEKIEKIFEPFYTTKDIGTGLGLSITHRIIEEHKGYIAVDSVVGKGTKIDVFLPITIEGGEKHA; translated from the coding sequence ATGAGAAATGAAGAAAAGATTCAGGATATATTATTTATAAGTATGACTATTATAACTATTACACTACTTCATTATTTTACTACAGATACAAAATGGGATATACATGATTTTTATAGAAGGTTGTATTATATTCCTATCATTGTTGCTGCTTTTAAATTTAGATTAAAGGGGGGCCTATTGGCTTCAATTTTCATTTCTATACTATATGCTCCCCATTTAATGATATATTTCGGAAAAATTAATATAGAGGTCTTGAATCAAATTTTCGAAATTATGATGTTTATAGTTATAGGTGCAATTACAGGATTTTTAGTTAAATCTGATTTTAATAAGAAAAAAATGTTAGAAGTACAAATTAAAAAATTAACTGATCTTGAAAATTATACTCAAAATATATTAGATAGTATAACAAATATTTTTATAGCTGTAGATAAGGATTTTAAAATACAATCCATTAACAAAGAAGGGAAAAAACTATTTAATCTAAATGAAAGATACTTGGGAAAAGACTTAAGGTCTCTATTTGTAGAGTATGATAAAGTGGAGAGAATATTAATAAATGTATTGAATGATAAGAAAAAAGACTTGAATATGGAAACAGAATGTCACTCTATAGAAGGAAAGCATATTTATGTAAAATTATTTGCATATCCATTACGAAGCATTACAGATAAAGTAGAAGGCGTTGTTATTGTACTTGAAGATATATCTGAAATAAGAAATCTAGAAAGACAAGTGAGGAGAGCTGAAAAGTTATCAGCCTTAGGTGAACTTGCATCTGGCATTGCCCATGAGATACGAAATCCTTTAGGAATAATAAAGACCATATCACAAACCATACATGAGGATACGGAGGATGAAGAGTTAGAAGAAGGTCTTGAGATTATAATTCATGAAGTGGACAGGGCAAATACGGTGATTAAAAGTATGTTGGATTTTGCAAAACCTAATATACATGAGAGAAAGATTCAGAGTATAGATAGGTTACTTGAGAATATCCTTTTGATTACCCAACAATATGCACAAAAGCATAGTGTGAAAATAAATTATAAATCTAGAGATGATGTAAACTTATTTGTGGATGCGGAGGCATTAAAGCAGGCTTTTGTAAATATAATTTTTAATGCTGTACAAGCTATGCCAGATGGTGGGAATATTCATATTGATTTATTAAAAGAAAAGGATTGGTTGAAAATTTCCTTTGAAGACAGTGGAATAGGTATATCTAAAGAAAAAATTGAAAAAATATTTGAACCCTTTTATACAACAAAAGACATTGGAACGGGCCTTGGTTTGTCCATAACCCATAGGATTATAGAAGAACACAAGGGATATATTGCAGTAGATAGTGTAGTAGGTAAAGGAACAAAAATAGATGTATTTCTTCCTATTACTATTGAAGGAGGAGAGAAACATGCATAA